From Rutidosis leptorrhynchoides isolate AG116_Rl617_1_P2 chromosome 3, CSIRO_AGI_Rlap_v1, whole genome shotgun sequence, a single genomic window includes:
- the LOC139900549 gene encoding uncharacterized protein encodes MALFKTCALHVICTSAIRVGTHIITHPQAKGQCEVTNRDIVHAIKARLGMKRNGWVDELPKVLWAHRTTHKNSTGETPFSLVYGSEAVIPVEITVLTKRLLSYSEEENDERLRTKLDYAKERWEMASIRKAANKQCVAKYYDKRIQARTYKVGDLEWRDNQASRAQNTGKLGPNWEGPYKVIGISNTGTYKLAELKGDPIKRGLGMLPRLKNATCNVGTRRIDHSPILS; translated from the coding sequence ATGGCACTATTCAAGACATGTGCGCTACACGTGATATGCACGAGCGCCATACGCGTAGGTACGCATATCATTACGCATCCTCAGGCCAAAGGTCAATGTGAGGTTACAAATCGGGATATTGTGCATGCCATCAAAGCAAGGCTGGGAATGAAGCGCAATGGATGGGTGGATGAATTACCCAAAGTCTTATGGGCACATAGAACAACGCACAAGAACAGCACGGGAGAAACTCCGTTCAGCTTGGTATACGGCTCGGAGGCAGTAATCCCGGTGGAGATAACCGTTCTAACCAAAAGATTGCTATCATATAGTGAAGAGGAAAACGACGAAAGGCTGCGCACCAAGTTAGATTATGCGAAAGAACGTTGGGAAATGGCTTCAATTCGTAAAGCTGCCAATAAACAGTGCGTCGCGAAGTATTATGATAAGCGCATACAAGCGAGAACATATAAGGTGGGAGACCTTGAATGGCGTGACAATCAAGCAAGCAGGGCTCAAAACACTGGGAAGTTAGGTCCAAATTGGGAAGGACCTTACAAAGTCATTGGGATCAGCAACACCGGAACTTACAAACTAGCAGAGCTCAAGGGTGATCCGATCAAGCGGGGACTTGGCATGCTACCGCGCTTAAAAAATGCTACATGTAATGTAGGAACTAGGAGAATTGATCACTCACCTATTTTATCTTGA